Proteins co-encoded in one Streptomyces sp. SLBN-31 genomic window:
- a CDS encoding RDD family protein gives MTTEPPGSGQQPPEDDPFRKQPPPGQQPPSGGQQPPYGQQPPPYGGGPYGGGPHPGDPLAGMPPLADSGRRTLARIIDLILVGIVVWLVTWPIGVHEYTVNGNNVAVGKSFAQSVIAAVLYVAYDTFMISNSGQTLGKKWLRMRVANLDNGSTPSVQTSLARAAVLWIPFAFCCACIWTAISGGWSYFDRPYKQGLHDKAAKTVVVSTD, from the coding sequence ATGACGACCGAACCGCCCGGCTCGGGACAGCAGCCGCCGGAAGACGACCCGTTCAGGAAACAGCCTCCACCCGGCCAGCAACCGCCCTCAGGCGGTCAGCAGCCGCCATACGGTCAGCAGCCGCCGCCCTACGGCGGTGGCCCCTACGGCGGCGGGCCCCACCCCGGCGATCCGCTCGCCGGGATGCCCCCGCTCGCCGACAGCGGCAGGCGCACACTGGCCCGGATCATCGACCTGATCCTCGTCGGCATCGTCGTCTGGCTGGTCACCTGGCCGATCGGCGTGCACGAGTACACCGTCAACGGCAACAACGTGGCGGTCGGCAAGTCCTTCGCGCAGTCCGTCATCGCCGCCGTGCTCTACGTCGCCTACGACACCTTCATGATCAGCAACTCCGGGCAGACGCTCGGCAAGAAGTGGCTGAGGATGCGGGTGGCGAACCTCGACAACGGCTCCACGCCCTCGGTGCAGACCTCGCTGGCGCGGGCGGCGGTGCTGTGGATCCCGTTCGCGTTCTGCTGCGCCTGCATCTGGACCGCGATCTCGGGCGGCTGGAGCTACTTCGACCGGCCCTACAAGCAGGGCCTGCACGACAAGGCGGCGAAGACGGTGGTGGTCAGCACCGACTGA
- a CDS encoding immune inhibitor A domain-containing protein, with translation MTLKHWTFRTGAVGVALAAATATFSTFGVAQAADSAKSATVDRRDPAAAQSTKEHDLDGPLSKTQEAQRQEALKQVISGKTSVKDRDGSRVVQLKSKKGDSKYVELGREKTDKIFTILVEFGDQADSRYGGTAGPLHNRIAEPDRAKDNSTAWQADYDQQHFQDLYFGTGKNTESLKKYYEKQSSGRYSVDGEVTDWVKVPYNEARYGNNACGSTTCSSVWNLVRDGLTSWVAGQKAAGESDADIKADLAQYDQWDRYDFDGDGDFNEPDGYVDHFQIVHAGEDESAGGGAQGTDAIWAHRWYAFGSDAGATGPANNKLGGTQVGDTGVWVGDYTMQPENGGLGVYAHEYGHDLGLPDEYDTNGGENSTGFWTLMSSGSWLGTGKNAIGDLPGDMNAWDKLQLGWLNYDTAKAATKSKHKLGVAEYNTKNKQALVVTLPDKAVTTEVVTPAQGSTQWWSGSGNDLKNTLTRSVDLTGKSAATLALDGYYDIEANYDFLYAEVSTDGGANWTALDGTVDGQAIPRDGSDKPALTGTIDGYKKLSYSLDAYAGKKIDLRFRYQTDGGVALKGFAADEITVTADGAAVFSDNAESADAGWTASGFSRIGASFTKDYKQYYIAENRQYVSYDKTLKVGPYNFGFSTTRPDWVEHYPYQNGLLIWKWDTSQPDNNTGDHPGTGQILPIDSHPVPMKWSDGTLMRGRIQAYDSPFSLYPTDGITLHKADVATKIKWSWGVPVFNDHASTYYDTSNPAAGVKVTDTNTKIKIVREALDGSRISLEVGPALK, from the coding sequence GTGACTCTTAAACATTGGACGTTCAGAACCGGCGCGGTCGGTGTCGCACTCGCGGCGGCGACAGCCACGTTCTCGACGTTCGGCGTGGCGCAGGCCGCCGACAGCGCCAAGTCCGCCACCGTGGACCGCCGTGACCCGGCCGCGGCCCAGAGCACCAAGGAGCACGACCTCGACGGTCCGCTCTCCAAGACCCAGGAGGCGCAGCGCCAGGAGGCCCTGAAGCAGGTCATCTCCGGAAAGACCTCGGTGAAGGACCGCGACGGTTCGCGGGTCGTCCAGCTCAAGAGCAAGAAGGGCGACTCCAAGTACGTAGAACTGGGTCGCGAGAAGACGGACAAGATCTTCACGATCCTGGTCGAGTTCGGCGACCAGGCCGACAGCCGCTACGGCGGCACCGCCGGCCCGCTGCACAACCGGATAGCCGAGCCGGACCGGGCCAAGGACAACTCCACGGCCTGGCAGGCGGACTACGACCAGCAGCACTTCCAGGACCTGTACTTCGGCACCGGCAAGAACACCGAGTCGCTGAAGAAGTACTACGAGAAGCAGTCCTCGGGCCGCTACTCGGTCGACGGCGAGGTCACCGACTGGGTCAAGGTGCCCTACAACGAGGCCCGTTACGGCAACAACGCCTGCGGCTCCACCACCTGCTCCAGCGTCTGGAACCTGGTGCGCGACGGCCTGACCTCCTGGGTCGCCGGCCAGAAGGCGGCGGGCGAGTCGGACGCCGACATCAAGGCGGACCTCGCCCAGTACGACCAGTGGGACCGCTACGACTTCGACGGCGACGGCGACTTCAACGAGCCCGACGGCTACGTCGACCACTTCCAGATCGTGCACGCCGGCGAGGACGAGTCCGCCGGCGGCGGCGCGCAGGGCACCGACGCGATCTGGGCGCACCGCTGGTACGCGTTCGGCTCCGACGCCGGCGCCACCGGCCCCGCGAACAACAAGCTCGGCGGCACCCAGGTCGGCGACACCGGCGTCTGGGTCGGCGACTACACGATGCAGCCGGAGAACGGCGGACTCGGCGTCTACGCCCACGAGTACGGCCACGACCTCGGCCTGCCGGACGAGTACGACACCAACGGCGGCGAGAACTCCACCGGGTTCTGGACCCTGATGTCCTCCGGTTCCTGGCTCGGCACCGGCAAGAACGCCATCGGCGACCTGCCGGGCGACATGAACGCCTGGGACAAGCTCCAGCTGGGCTGGCTGAACTACGACACGGCGAAGGCCGCGACGAAGTCGAAGCACAAGCTGGGCGTCGCCGAGTACAACACCAAGAACAAGCAGGCCCTCGTGGTCACGCTGCCCGACAAGGCGGTCACCACCGAGGTGGTCACCCCGGCGCAGGGCTCGACCCAGTGGTGGAGCGGCAGCGGCAACGACCTGAAGAACACGCTGACCCGGTCGGTGGACCTCACCGGCAAGTCCGCGGCGACGCTGGCCCTCGACGGCTACTACGACATCGAGGCGAACTACGACTTCCTCTACGCCGAGGTCTCGACCGACGGCGGCGCCAACTGGACCGCCCTGGACGGCACGGTGGACGGCCAGGCCATCCCGCGCGACGGCAGCGACAAGCCGGCGCTGACGGGCACGATCGACGGCTACAAGAAGCTGTCGTACTCGCTCGACGCCTACGCGGGCAAGAAGATCGACCTGCGCTTCCGCTACCAGACGGACGGCGGTGTGGCGCTCAAGGGCTTCGCGGCCGACGAGATCACCGTGACGGCCGACGGTGCGGCGGTCTTCTCCGACAACGCCGAGTCCGCGGACGCCGGTTGGACCGCGAGCGGCTTCTCCCGCATCGGCGCGTCCTTCACCAAGGACTACAAGCAGTACTACATCGCCGAGAACCGCCAGTACGTGTCGTACGACAAGACCCTGAAGGTCGGCCCGTACAACTTCGGCTTCTCGACGACCCGTCCGGACTGGGTGGAGCACTACCCGTACCAGAACGGCCTGTTGATCTGGAAGTGGGACACCTCTCAGCCGGACAACAACACCGGTGACCACCCGGGCACGGGTCAGATCCTGCCGATCGACTCGCACCCGGTGCCGATGAAGTGGTCCGACGGCACGCTGATGCGGGGCCGCATCCAGGCCTACGACTCGCCGTTCAGCCTCTACCCGACGGACGGCATCACGCTGCACAAGGCGGACGTCGCGACCAAGATCAAGTGGTCGTGGGGGGTGCCGGTCTTCAACGACCACGCGAGCACCTACTACGACACCTCGAACCCGGCCGCGGGTGTCAAGGTCACTGACACCAACACCAAGATCAAGATCGTCCGGGAGGCCCTCGACGGGTCGAGGATCTCGCTCGAGGTGGGACCCGCACTGAAGTAG
- a CDS encoding RDD family protein encodes MSAPSPAPGDDRPREGYYPDPSIPGYVRYWNGAAWVPGTSRPAPSDGESLDPPPGSGPVPAQAQAPSVPLVEETGPHFFDEDPEPGQAASAEPPEGGRPEPASAWGADRSRQSGFGGEQDRRVSWGADPRVAGADGPDRTTSTDGSATIPPARTDPSEADSGGTFVFRRVTADAGPQGGASDGSSATPAPGGPAADEGTMTFRAVSQRTGQQGGAQGGGTGAPAGAGGGARPAPGAGASGSGVQPPSSGAAASAGASGGPAFGPQASAAGPDAPGFNAGLAAAERAAQAQAAGAQGAAPAALSQQPSVSVPPQPGGPQPAATPMAAGPGGGQASWAQQVHRLAGAEEEQPVAPWKPPVADIFQQAAMNAAAARPASLGKRFAARLLDTIVVAGVTAVAAVPLGTKAVDHINGKIDEARLSGRTVTVWLLDGTTSVYFGIILAVLLVVGVLYEAMPTARWGRTLGKKLLGLEVRDIEAHEPPSFGGALRRWLVYCVPGLLGIGVVGVAWCLFDRPWRQCWHDKAARTFVAG; translated from the coding sequence ATGAGCGCCCCATCCCCGGCCCCCGGCGACGACAGGCCCCGCGAAGGGTACTACCCGGACCCGTCCATTCCTGGATATGTCCGGTACTGGAACGGTGCCGCCTGGGTACCGGGCACCAGCCGTCCGGCGCCGTCGGACGGCGAGTCGCTCGACCCGCCGCCCGGGTCGGGCCCGGTTCCGGCGCAGGCCCAGGCCCCCTCGGTCCCCTTGGTCGAGGAGACCGGCCCGCACTTCTTCGACGAGGACCCCGAGCCGGGGCAGGCGGCCTCGGCGGAACCCCCTGAGGGCGGCCGTCCCGAGCCGGCGTCCGCCTGGGGCGCCGACCGCTCCCGGCAGTCCGGCTTCGGCGGCGAACAGGACCGCCGCGTCTCCTGGGGCGCCGACCCCCGTGTTGCCGGGGCCGACGGCCCGGACCGCACGACCAGCACGGACGGTTCCGCGACGATCCCGCCCGCCCGGACTGACCCATCCGAGGCCGACTCCGGCGGGACGTTCGTCTTCCGCAGGGTGACCGCCGACGCCGGCCCCCAGGGCGGTGCGTCCGACGGCTCCTCCGCCACGCCCGCCCCCGGTGGCCCCGCCGCCGACGAGGGCACCATGACCTTCCGCGCCGTGTCCCAGCGCACGGGGCAGCAGGGCGGGGCGCAGGGCGGCGGCACGGGGGCGCCCGCGGGCGCCGGGGGAGGAGCACGGCCGGCCCCGGGGGCCGGTGCGTCCGGTTCCGGCGTCCAGCCGCCGTCGTCCGGGGCCGCCGCGTCCGCCGGTGCCTCCGGCGGCCCGGCGTTCGGACCGCAGGCCTCCGCCGCCGGGCCCGATGCCCCCGGCTTCAACGCCGGCCTGGCCGCCGCCGAACGCGCGGCGCAGGCACAGGCCGCCGGTGCCCAGGGCGCCGCCCCGGCCGCGCTCTCCCAGCAGCCCTCCGTATCGGTGCCGCCGCAGCCCGGCGGTCCCCAGCCCGCCGCCACCCCGATGGCCGCCGGGCCCGGTGGCGGCCAGGCCTCCTGGGCCCAGCAGGTGCACCGGCTCGCGGGCGCCGAGGAGGAGCAGCCCGTCGCGCCCTGGAAGCCCCCGGTGGCGGACATCTTCCAGCAGGCCGCCATGAACGCGGCCGCCGCCCGCCCGGCAAGCCTGGGCAAGCGGTTCGCCGCCCGGCTGCTGGACACGATCGTCGTCGCGGGCGTCACCGCCGTGGCCGCCGTCCCGCTCGGCACCAAGGCGGTCGACCACATCAACGGCAAGATCGACGAGGCCAGGCTCAGCGGACGGACCGTCACCGTCTGGCTGCTGGACGGCACCACCTCGGTGTACTTCGGCATCATCCTGGCCGTCCTGCTCGTGGTCGGTGTGCTCTACGAGGCGATGCCCACCGCCAGGTGGGGCCGCACGCTCGGCAAGAAGCTGCTCGGCCTGGAGGTGCGGGACATCGAGGCGCACGAGCCGCCGTCCTTCGGCGGGGCCCTGCGCCGCTGGCTCGTCTACTGCGTGCCCGGCCTGCTCGGCATCGGTGTCGTCGGCGTGGCGTGGTGCCTGTTCGACCGGCCGTGGCGCCAGTGCTGGCACGACAAGGCGGCGCGTACGTTCGTCGCGGGCTGA
- a CDS encoding FAD-binding oxidoreductase gives MIMSRIEAPSDAATGNLVDRLLTGLPAEAVLIDPDVTASYANDMASFCPAGPPAVVVLPRTVEQVQHVMRIATELRVPVVPQGARTGLSGGANTCEGCIALSLTKMDRILEINPVDRIAVVEPGVVNATLSRAVNEHGLYYPPDPSSWEMCTIGGNIGTASGGLCCVKYGVTAEYVLGLDVVLADGRLMSTGRRTAKGVAGYDLTRLFVGSEGSLGIVVRAVLALKPQPPEQLVLAAEFASATAACDAVCRIMAGGHVPSLLELMDRTTVKAVNALAHMGLPESTEALLLAAFDTPDPAADLAALGALCEAAGATQVVPADDVAESELLLQARRLSLTALEAVKGTTMIDDVCVPRSRLGEMLEGVERIAEKYGLTIGVCAHAGDGNTHPTVCFDAADPDESRRARESFDEIMALGLQLGGTITGEHGVGVLKKEWLAREIGPVGVEMQRQIKHVFDPLGILNPGKLF, from the coding sequence GTGATCATGAGCCGTATCGAAGCGCCCTCCGACGCAGCCACCGGAAACCTCGTCGACCGGCTCCTGACCGGTCTGCCCGCCGAGGCCGTCCTGATCGACCCCGACGTCACGGCGTCCTACGCCAACGACATGGCCAGTTTCTGTCCCGCCGGCCCCCCGGCCGTGGTCGTGCTGCCCCGCACCGTCGAGCAGGTCCAGCACGTCATGCGCATCGCCACCGAACTGCGCGTCCCGGTCGTCCCGCAGGGCGCCCGCACCGGCCTGTCCGGCGGCGCCAACACCTGCGAGGGCTGCATCGCGCTGTCCCTGACCAAGATGGACCGCATCCTGGAGATCAACCCGGTCGACCGCATCGCCGTGGTCGAACCGGGCGTCGTCAACGCCACGCTCTCCCGCGCGGTCAACGAACACGGCCTGTACTACCCGCCCGACCCCTCCAGCTGGGAGATGTGCACGATCGGCGGCAACATCGGCACCGCCTCGGGCGGCCTGTGCTGCGTCAAGTACGGCGTGACGGCCGAGTACGTCCTCGGACTCGACGTCGTCCTCGCCGACGGCCGCCTCATGTCCACCGGCCGCCGCACCGCGAAGGGCGTCGCCGGCTACGACCTCACCCGCCTCTTCGTCGGCTCCGAGGGCTCCCTCGGCATCGTCGTCCGGGCGGTCCTGGCGCTCAAGCCGCAGCCGCCCGAGCAGCTCGTGCTGGCCGCCGAGTTCGCCTCCGCGACCGCCGCCTGCGACGCGGTGTGCCGGATCATGGCGGGCGGCCACGTCCCCTCGCTGCTCGAACTCATGGACCGCACGACGGTGAAGGCCGTCAACGCCCTGGCCCACATGGGCCTGCCGGAGAGCACCGAGGCCCTGCTACTGGCCGCCTTCGACACCCCGGACCCCGCCGCCGACCTCGCCGCCCTCGGCGCCCTGTGCGAGGCCGCCGGCGCCACCCAGGTGGTCCCCGCCGACGACGTCGCCGAGTCCGAACTCCTCCTCCAGGCCCGGCGGCTCTCGCTGACCGCGCTGGAGGCGGTCAAGGGCACGACGATGATCGACGACGTGTGCGTGCCCCGCTCCAGGCTCGGCGAGATGTTGGAGGGTGTGGAGCGCATCGCCGAGAAGTACGGCCTCACCATCGGCGTCTGCGCGCACGCCGGCGACGGCAACACCCACCCCACCGTCTGCTTCGACGCCGCCGACCCCGACGAGTCCCGGCGCGCCCGAGAGTCCTTCGACGAGATCATGGCCCTCGGCCTCCAGCTCGGCGGCACGATCACCGGCGAACACGGCGTGGGCGTGCTGAAGAAGGAGTGGCTGGCGCGCGAGATCGGGCCGGTCGGGGTGGAGATGCAACGGCAGATCAAGCACGTCTTCGATCCGCTGGGCATCCTCAACCCCGGCAAGCTCTTCTGA
- a CDS encoding SH3-like domain-containing protein, which yields MPADRFPPGTRVRTFHHDPPHHTRLPRYARGKRGVVIEPEGPAELADVSAQGRGDAPVEQVYAVRFAARDLWGEGDHHVVLDLWESYLEEDHGHER from the coding sequence ATGCCCGCTGACCGCTTCCCGCCCGGCACCCGCGTCCGCACCTTCCACCACGACCCGCCCCATCACACCCGCCTGCCGCGCTACGCCCGCGGCAAGCGGGGCGTCGTGATCGAACCGGAGGGACCGGCGGAACTGGCCGACGTCAGCGCGCAGGGCCGCGGGGACGCGCCCGTGGAGCAGGTCTACGCGGTCCGGTTCGCGGCCCGCGACCTGTGGGGCGAGGGCGACCACCACGTCGTACTGGATCTGTGGGAAAGCTATCTGGAAGAGGATCACGGGCATGAGCGGTGA
- a CDS encoding SsgA family sporulation/cell division regulator has product MHYTVVERELDLRLILSPDRGIPVPARLSYRTDDPYAVHVAFHINSEHPVGWTFSRELLVEGVFRPCGQGDVRVWPTKTEGRAVVLMALSSPDGEALLEAPAGQVSAWLERTLRVVPPGTEGEQLGIDDALDQLLAR; this is encoded by the coding sequence ATGCACTACACCGTCGTGGAACGCGAGTTGGACCTCAGGCTGATCCTGTCTCCGGACCGCGGTATCCCGGTACCGGCCCGGCTCAGCTACCGCACGGACGATCCGTACGCCGTGCATGTCGCCTTCCACATCAACTCCGAGCACCCCGTGGGATGGACGTTCTCGCGCGAGCTGCTGGTGGAGGGGGTGTTCCGGCCGTGCGGGCAGGGTGACGTGCGGGTGTGGCCGACCAAGACCGAGGGGCGCGCTGTCGTGCTGATGGCGCTCAGTTCGCCGGACGGGGAAGCCCTGCTGGAGGCGCCCGCCGGGCAGGTGTCCGCCTGGCTGGAGCGGACGCTGCGGGTGGTGCCCCCGGGGACCGAGGGCGAACAGCTGGGGATCGACGACGCGCTCGACCAGTTGCTCGCCCGGTGA
- a CDS encoding Teichoic acid biosynthesis protein C (Precursor) — protein sequence MTSAINLAVPSVRWLWQKATLREPTVLQSFAFDEPNKHLYVLQVTATGHAAGDLCLNKLDYKGKRLGHMYLKGFGHGVSMGIQRDAEDGSTWIWTEAAAVHGYGQGVTRFHFADGATRTAANVKIRKPIAGSTNNQPSVCQDSGRIAVRYRDHANRPRYRVWDLDAFTARDYDNPVADFAQVGAHPDPKIPFQGYALFRDAVYQLAGTAYNATTNPAAGRGNSYVSSISVTTGKLLQQQRTQAGYNLTYREPEGVAVRAGSDPKVYLGFASGEIGARRFSIFVKEDSD from the coding sequence GTGACCTCTGCGATCAACCTCGCGGTGCCGTCGGTTCGTTGGCTGTGGCAGAAGGCCACGCTCAGGGAGCCGACGGTGCTGCAGTCGTTCGCCTTCGACGAGCCGAACAAGCACCTGTACGTGCTCCAGGTCACCGCCACCGGCCACGCGGCCGGCGACCTGTGCCTCAACAAGCTGGACTACAAGGGCAAGCGGCTCGGCCACATGTACCTCAAGGGCTTCGGTCACGGCGTCAGCATGGGCATCCAGCGCGACGCCGAGGACGGCTCCACCTGGATCTGGACCGAGGCCGCCGCCGTCCACGGCTACGGGCAGGGCGTCACCCGCTTCCACTTCGCCGACGGCGCCACCCGCACCGCCGCGAACGTCAAGATCCGCAAGCCGATCGCGGGCTCCACGAACAACCAGCCGTCGGTCTGCCAGGACTCGGGCCGCATCGCCGTCCGCTACCGCGACCACGCGAACAGGCCCCGCTACCGCGTCTGGGACCTCGACGCCTTCACGGCCCGCGACTACGACAACCCGGTCGCCGACTTCGCCCAGGTCGGCGCCCACCCCGACCCCAAGATCCCGTTCCAGGGTTACGCCCTGTTCCGCGACGCCGTCTACCAGCTCGCGGGCACCGCCTACAACGCCACCACCAACCCGGCCGCGGGCCGAGGCAACTCCTACGTCTCCAGCATCTCCGTCACCACCGGCAAGCTGCTCCAGCAACAGCGCACCCAGGCCGGCTACAACCTCACCTACCGCGAGCCGGAGGGCGTCGCGGTGCGCGCGGGCTCCGACCCGAAGGTGTACCTCGGCTTCGCCTCGGGGGAGATCGGAGCGCGCCGCTTCTCGATCTTCGTCAAGGAGGACAGCGACTGA
- a CDS encoding tetratricopeptide repeat protein, with the protein MEKEQEERRPRTGGRGLLAALAGSLVLGAVVALWPWERPVTRPVVAPAAGAQALSAVVAGAPAGLPELGTLIGEREAWVRGHPGDARAWAVLGAAYVEQGRRTADPANYPRAERALRTSLRVAGTRKDVRVAALDGMAALANARRDFPAARSWGETALKVEPKRWTTYPPLLDAYTGLGDHKAVERTLDRLLELHSGPAVRARAAAVYRDRGWREDAAAQLSDAAAGASSPAERAAWLERAGQLSWERGDLEDALRRFQEAVRIDPDQRAAQAGQGRALAALGRTTEALNAYRVALAKQPCPQYALELGELYESIGLGQAARVEYDAVRARVREVAEAGVDETLVLGRLEADHGDARAAVDLLRAEWRKQPGIEVADALGWALHRAGQDKEALRFATAATDPVHGGGVRSALYAYHRGVIERDLEQYGPARRHLREALRVNPYFSVLQVPSARQALAALGEPPDVPVPGAGESKEPQDEED; encoded by the coding sequence ATGGAGAAGGAGCAGGAGGAACGGCGTCCGCGGACCGGCGGGCGGGGGCTGCTCGCCGCTCTCGCCGGGTCCCTGGTGCTCGGCGCGGTGGTGGCGCTGTGGCCCTGGGAACGGCCCGTGACCAGGCCCGTCGTTGCTCCGGCGGCGGGCGCGCAGGCGCTGTCGGCCGTCGTCGCGGGGGCGCCGGCCGGATTGCCGGAACTGGGGACGCTGATCGGGGAGCGGGAGGCGTGGGTGCGGGGGCATCCGGGGGACGCGCGGGCCTGGGCGGTGCTGGGGGCGGCGTACGTGGAGCAGGGGCGGCGTACCGCGGACCCGGCGAACTATCCGCGGGCCGAGCGGGCGCTGCGGACCTCGCTGCGGGTCGCGGGGACACGGAAGGACGTGCGGGTCGCGGCGCTGGACGGGATGGCGGCGCTGGCGAACGCGCGCCGCGACTTCCCGGCCGCGCGGTCCTGGGGCGAGACGGCGCTGAAAGTGGAGCCGAAGCGGTGGACGACGTATCCGCCGCTGCTCGACGCCTACACCGGGCTCGGTGACCACAAGGCGGTCGAGCGGACCCTGGACCGACTGCTGGAGCTGCACAGCGGGCCCGCCGTGCGGGCGCGGGCGGCGGCCGTCTACCGCGACCGGGGCTGGCGCGAGGACGCGGCGGCCCAGCTGTCCGACGCGGCGGCGGGGGCGTCGTCGCCCGCCGAGCGGGCGGCGTGGCTGGAGCGGGCCGGGCAGCTGTCCTGGGAGCGCGGGGACCTTGAGGACGCGCTGCGGCGTTTCCAGGAGGCGGTGCGCATCGATCCCGACCAGCGGGCGGCGCAGGCGGGGCAGGGGCGGGCACTGGCCGCGCTGGGGCGGACGACGGAGGCGCTGAACGCCTACCGGGTGGCCCTCGCCAAGCAGCCGTGTCCCCAGTACGCCCTGGAACTGGGCGAGTTGTACGAGTCGATCGGGCTGGGTCAGGCGGCCCGGGTGGAGTACGACGCCGTGCGGGCGCGGGTGCGCGAGGTGGCCGAGGCGGGGGTCGACGAGACGCTGGTGCTCGGGCGGCTGGAGGCCGACCACGGGGACGCGCGGGCCGCCGTGGACCTGTTGCGCGCCGAGTGGCGCAAGCAGCCCGGCATCGAGGTGGCCGACGCGCTGGGCTGGGCGCTGCACCGGGCCGGGCAGGACAAGGAGGCGCTGCGGTTCGCGACGGCGGCGACGGACCCGGTGCACGGGGGCGGGGTGCGCAGCGCCCTGTACGCGTACCACCGGGGTGTGATCGAGCGGGACTTGGAGCAGTACGGGCCGGCGCGGCGGCATCTGCGGGAGGCGCTGCGCGTCAACCCGTACTTCTCCGTACTGCAAGTCCCCTCGGCGAGGCAGGCGTTGGCGGCGCTGGGCGAGCCGCCGGACGTGCCGGTGCCGGGCGCCGGGGAGAGCAAGGAGCCTCAGGACGAGGAGGATTGA
- the nthA gene encoding nitrile hydratase subunit alpha: protein MSGDHSDATIARRVRRLETLLEEKGVLSGARLDEIIDATLSGATPANGARVVARAWLDEEFRSRLLADGTSAVRELGFMEGSYQRLRVVENTATTHNVIVCTLCSCYPLRLLGPSPSWYKSEAYRSRVVREPRAVLAEFGLELPAATEITVWDSSAETRYMVLPRRPEGTQDLGEEQLAALVTRNALIGTAAV from the coding sequence ATGAGCGGTGACCACTCCGACGCGACGATCGCCCGTCGGGTACGACGCCTGGAGACCCTGCTGGAGGAGAAGGGTGTCCTCTCCGGCGCCCGGCTCGACGAGATCATCGACGCGACCCTGTCCGGGGCGACACCGGCGAACGGGGCACGCGTCGTCGCGCGGGCCTGGCTGGACGAGGAGTTCAGGTCCCGCCTGCTGGCGGACGGCACGTCCGCGGTCCGTGAACTCGGCTTCATGGAGGGCTCGTACCAGCGCCTGAGGGTCGTCGAGAACACCGCGACGACCCACAACGTCATCGTCTGCACCCTCTGCTCCTGCTATCCGCTGCGCCTGCTCGGCCCGTCCCCCAGCTGGTACAAGTCGGAGGCCTACCGCTCCCGGGTGGTCCGTGAACCACGGGCGGTCCTGGCGGAGTTCGGCCTGGAACTGCCGGCCGCCACGGAGATCACCGTGTGGGACTCCAGCGCCGAGACCCGCTACATGGTGCTGCCGCGCCGGCCCGAGGGCACGCAGGACCTGGGCGAGGAGCAGCTGGCCGCGCTGGTGACCCGCAACGCCCTCATCGGCACCGCCGCCGTGTGA
- a CDS encoding SH3-like domain-containing protein — translation MARINDVGGTQGFGAVDITDDAEPFHADWEARVVGLLNALREQGLFNTNEFRNAIESMPPTEYLSTSYYARWFEAIRILLERKGVLKPGELDAR, via the coding sequence ATGGCCAGGATCAACGACGTGGGCGGGACGCAGGGCTTCGGTGCGGTCGACATCACCGACGACGCCGAACCCTTCCACGCGGACTGGGAGGCCCGGGTCGTCGGGCTGCTCAACGCCCTGCGCGAGCAAGGGCTGTTCAACACCAACGAGTTCCGGAACGCGATCGAGTCCATGCCGCCGACGGAGTATCTGTCGACGTCGTACTACGCGCGCTGGTTCGAGGCGATCCGCATCCTGCTCGAACGCAAGGGCGTGCTGAAGCCGGGTGAGCTCGATGCCCGCTGA